One Cellulomonas sp. Y8 DNA segment encodes these proteins:
- a CDS encoding sugar ABC transporter substrate-binding protein, producing MFSTPRWSRGLTAAAVLGTAGLALTACAPSAPAPSGAGSGASGDATSITVGMEAGSPHEAFYRELAAEFTEETGIDVEILGVPHDTMHQQFLSDAIAGGGAYDVLTVDQPWIAEFAENGYLSPLGDRLEDADRDDFVEHTLDTVSYDGELYGLPFLVHNLVTYYRPSLLEAAGLDGPPTTWEEYRAAAAATTDPAAGVYGTMVPGNRDGEVATRFESYVQQTGGDIVDEDGAPTIDTPEARDAFDLMTGIQFEDQSSPQGLHDLSAMQGQFLEGKVAMISIWPYLWAQASDPAQSKIADDVAVALNPGDPDQVSTTFSWGFGVSASSDAQDAAWQWVSWATSSDVLARKAIEQLSPAPRTSSMETLAASDELSQADRDALAVFSESVEASTTMPMTPAYAQYQTAIAEAVSAVMSQQQTPDEALAAAQSEMERAAGR from the coding sequence ATGTTCAGCACACCTCGGTGGTCCCGGGGCCTCACGGCGGCCGCGGTCCTCGGCACCGCGGGCCTGGCCCTGACCGCCTGCGCGCCGTCGGCGCCCGCCCCGTCGGGCGCGGGCTCCGGCGCGTCCGGCGACGCCACCAGCATCACCGTCGGCATGGAGGCCGGGTCCCCGCACGAGGCCTTCTACCGGGAGCTGGCGGCGGAGTTCACGGAGGAGACCGGCATCGACGTCGAGATCCTCGGCGTCCCGCACGACACCATGCACCAGCAGTTCCTCTCGGACGCGATCGCCGGCGGCGGCGCCTACGACGTCCTGACCGTCGACCAGCCGTGGATCGCCGAGTTCGCCGAGAACGGGTACCTGTCCCCGCTGGGAGACCGGCTCGAGGACGCGGACCGCGACGACTTCGTCGAGCACACGCTGGACACGGTGAGCTACGACGGCGAGCTCTACGGCCTGCCGTTCCTCGTGCACAACCTGGTCACGTACTACCGCCCGAGCCTGCTCGAGGCCGCCGGGCTCGACGGCCCGCCGACGACGTGGGAGGAGTACCGGGCGGCCGCGGCCGCGACGACGGATCCCGCCGCGGGCGTCTACGGGACGATGGTGCCGGGCAACCGGGACGGCGAGGTCGCGACCCGGTTCGAGAGCTACGTCCAGCAGACCGGCGGCGACATCGTCGACGAGGACGGCGCGCCCACCATCGACACCCCGGAGGCGCGCGACGCCTTCGACCTCATGACCGGGATCCAGTTCGAGGACCAGTCGAGCCCGCAGGGGCTGCACGACCTGTCCGCGATGCAGGGCCAGTTCCTCGAGGGCAAGGTCGCCATGATCTCCATCTGGCCGTACCTCTGGGCGCAGGCCTCCGACCCGGCGCAGTCGAAGATCGCCGACGACGTCGCGGTGGCCCTCAACCCGGGCGACCCGGACCAGGTCAGCACGACGTTCTCCTGGGGCTTCGGCGTCTCGGCGTCCTCGGACGCGCAGGACGCCGCGTGGCAGTGGGTGAGCTGGGCGACCAGCAGCGACGTCCTGGCGCGCAAGGCGATCGAGCAGCTGTCCCCGGCGCCCCGCACGTCGTCGATGGAGACGCTCGCCGCGTCCGACGAGCTGTCGCAGGCCGACCGCGACGCGCTGGCGGTGTTCTCCGAGTCCGTCGAGGCGAGCACCACGATGCCGATGACCCCGGCGTACGCGCAGTACCAGACGGCGATCGCGGAGGCCGTGTCCGCCGTCATGTCGCAGCAGCAGACGCCCGACGAGGCCCTCGCCGCGGCGCAGTCCGAGATGGAGCGGGCAGCTGGCCGCTGA
- a CDS encoding carbohydrate ABC transporter permease, translated as MVADPGTPGRRATVRRGGLLAGRRRAGVLLTLPALLALAATALYPLLWTVSLSLQEFSVAVGGPAPSFAGLDNYARVLGSPAFWTALTQTLGYVVTTLVVELAIGIPIALLLQRETRGRKVLRLVLALPLMIAPVVASMAWKFLFSPGYGLVNEGLALVGITGPAWFADPWFARTTILVTNAWLAVPFVVLVLLAGLANIPGELKEAARTDGASPWQTFWRITLPLLRPSILIILVIRLADAFRVFDAVYVMTGGGPGSSTEVLSTFLYRQMFTATDFGGGAATSVLFVIVIGVTAGAVFLWLRPRGER; from the coding sequence GTGGTCGCCGACCCCGGGACGCCCGGGCGCCGCGCCACGGTCCGCAGGGGCGGCCTGCTCGCCGGGCGCCGGCGCGCCGGCGTGCTGCTGACCCTCCCCGCCCTGCTCGCGCTCGCCGCGACCGCGCTGTACCCGCTGCTGTGGACCGTGTCCCTCAGCCTGCAGGAGTTCAGCGTGGCGGTCGGTGGGCCCGCGCCCTCGTTCGCGGGGCTCGACAACTACGCCCGGGTGCTCGGCTCGCCGGCCTTCTGGACGGCGCTCACGCAGACGCTGGGCTACGTCGTCACCACGCTCGTCGTCGAGCTGGCGATCGGCATCCCGATCGCCCTGCTCCTGCAACGCGAGACGCGCGGCCGCAAGGTGCTGCGCCTCGTGCTGGCCCTGCCGCTGATGATCGCGCCCGTCGTGGCGTCGATGGCGTGGAAGTTCCTGTTCTCGCCGGGCTACGGCCTGGTCAACGAGGGGCTCGCGCTCGTCGGGATCACCGGGCCCGCCTGGTTCGCCGACCCGTGGTTCGCGCGGACGACGATCCTGGTCACCAACGCCTGGCTCGCGGTGCCGTTCGTCGTGCTGGTGCTCCTCGCGGGCCTGGCCAACATCCCCGGCGAGCTCAAGGAGGCCGCCCGGACGGACGGCGCCTCGCCGTGGCAGACCTTCTGGCGGATCACGCTGCCGCTGCTGCGGCCCTCGATCCTCATCATCCTCGTGATCCGGCTCGCCGACGCCTTCCGGGTGTTCGACGCGGTGTACGTGATGACGGGCGGCGGTCCGGGCTCGTCGACGGAGGTGCTGAGCACCTTCCTGTACCGGCAGATGTTCACCGCCACCGACTTCGGCGGCGGGGCGGCCACATCGGTGCTGTTCGTGATCGTCATCGGCGTCACCGCCGGTGCGGTCTTCCTCTGGCTGCGCCCGCGAGGTGAGCGATGA
- a CDS encoding carbohydrate ABC transporter permease, translating into MTTLTLPARGPRTTRRVARGTATGLVAAAASFLFLLPVVWVVATSLKPDVEIFAIPPTVLPESPTTTHFASVLGNETVLQFFRNSLLAAGGATAVGLLLGVPAAFGFAKFRYRFSGVLLGSVLVTRMFPPVALALPFFLQFRQLGLIDSPLGLAIAYLPIVLPLIIWMLEGFFRELPEELLEAARLDGAGTLGTIGRIVLPISTPAVAVAALFGFLAAWNELVIALSLTRTPAAQTMPVGISGYITQFQTLWGDMTAAAVVYLLPVLVLTLLCQRGIISGLTAGATKG; encoded by the coding sequence ATGACCACCCTGACCCTGCCCGCCCGCGGGCCGCGGACCACCCGGCGGGTCGCCCGCGGCACCGCCACCGGGCTCGTCGCCGCGGCCGCGTCGTTCCTGTTCCTGCTGCCCGTCGTCTGGGTGGTCGCGACGTCGCTGAAGCCGGACGTCGAGATCTTCGCGATCCCGCCCACCGTGCTGCCGGAGTCCCCGACCACGACGCACTTCGCGTCGGTCCTCGGGAACGAGACCGTCCTGCAGTTCTTCCGGAACAGCCTGCTCGCGGCGGGCGGGGCGACGGCCGTCGGGCTGCTGCTCGGGGTGCCCGCCGCCTTCGGCTTCGCGAAGTTCCGCTACCGGTTCTCCGGCGTCCTGCTGGGGTCGGTGCTGGTCACCCGGATGTTCCCGCCCGTGGCGCTGGCGCTGCCGTTCTTCCTGCAGTTCCGCCAGCTCGGGCTGATCGACAGCCCGCTCGGCCTGGCGATCGCGTACCTGCCGATCGTGCTGCCGCTGATCATCTGGATGCTCGAGGGCTTCTTCCGCGAGCTCCCCGAGGAGCTGCTGGAGGCGGCGCGGCTGGACGGCGCCGGCACCCTCGGCACCATCGGGCGGATCGTGCTGCCGATCTCGACCCCCGCCGTCGCGGTCGCGGCCCTGTTCGGGTTCCTCGCGGCGTGGAACGAGCTCGTCATCGCCCTGTCGCTCACCCGGACCCCCGCCGCGCAGACCATGCCGGTCGGCATCTCCGGGTACATCACCCAGTTCCAGACGCTGTGGGGCGACATGACCGCGGCCGCGGTCGTCTACCTGCTGCCCGTCCTCGTCCTGACGCTGCTGTGCCAGCGGGGCATCATCTCCGGCCTCACCGCGGGCGCCACCAAGGGCTGA
- a CDS encoding LacI family DNA-binding transcriptional regulator: MDVTTAPPGSTGRGGDAGDDGSARAMGRESGDVVQQRPAARATLADVARRAGVSKGTASKALNGRGEIRPETRQRVLEAADALSFTPSVLAQNLANGRTGTVGVLTNDLEGRFVIPILMGAEDALGAGRISVILTDARGDAIREQQQLRTLLERQIDGLIVVGGPRTDPRPSLGQDLPVPVVYAYAPSEDPQDLSLAADNVQAGRIAAEHLWDLGRRRIAYVGGDPTYAASREREAGAAAALAEHGATLLGTGSGSGNWSERWGRAATTRLLSQHPDLDAVVAASDQLARAALDILRDHGRRVPEDVAVVGHDNWSLVVTNTRPELTSVDTRLELLGRTAASRLFAALSGDELGAGVELLPVELAVRGSTVADG, from the coding sequence GTGGACGTCACGACCGCCCCGCCCGGGTCGACCGGGCGGGGCGGCGACGCCGGGGACGACGGGAGCGCGCGGGCGATGGGTCGGGAGAGCGGCGACGTCGTGCAGCAGCGCCCGGCCGCCCGCGCCACGCTCGCGGACGTCGCGCGGCGTGCCGGGGTGTCGAAGGGCACCGCGTCCAAGGCGCTCAACGGGCGCGGCGAGATCCGGCCCGAGACGCGTCAGCGCGTGCTGGAGGCGGCCGACGCGCTGTCGTTCACGCCGTCGGTGCTCGCCCAGAACCTCGCCAACGGCCGCACCGGCACCGTCGGGGTCCTGACCAACGACCTCGAGGGCCGGTTCGTCATCCCGATCCTCATGGGCGCGGAGGACGCGCTCGGGGCCGGCCGCATCTCGGTGATCCTCACCGACGCGCGCGGGGACGCCATCCGCGAGCAGCAGCAGCTGCGCACCCTGCTCGAGCGGCAGATCGACGGGCTGATCGTCGTCGGCGGCCCGCGCACGGACCCGCGCCCCTCGCTCGGGCAGGACCTCCCGGTGCCGGTGGTCTACGCCTACGCACCCTCCGAGGACCCGCAGGACCTGTCGCTGGCCGCCGACAACGTCCAGGCCGGCCGCATCGCCGCCGAGCACCTCTGGGACCTCGGCCGCCGCCGGATCGCCTACGTCGGCGGCGATCCCACGTACGCCGCGTCCCGGGAGCGCGAGGCGGGCGCGGCGGCAGCGCTCGCGGAGCACGGCGCGACCCTGCTCGGCACGGGCTCCGGCTCCGGGAACTGGAGCGAGCGCTGGGGCCGCGCGGCGACCACGCGCCTGCTCTCGCAGCACCCCGACCTGGACGCGGTCGTCGCCGCGTCGGACCAGCTCGCGCGCGCCGCGCTCGACATCCTGCGGGACCACGGCCGCCGGGTGCCGGAGGACGTGGCGGTGGTGGGCCACGACAACTGGTCGCTCGTCGTGACCAACACCCGGCCGGAGCTGACCAGCGTCGACACCCGGCTCGAGCTCCTCGGGCGGACCGCCGCCAGCCGGCTGTTCGCCGCGCTCTCGGGGGACGAGCTGGGGGCCGGGGTGGAGCTGCTGCCGGTCGAGCTCGCGGTGCGCGGCTCGACCGTCGCGGACGGCTGA
- a CDS encoding GAF domain-containing protein, giving the protein MHEILDAFAVAAPSRTGVPACSVILRTGDRFDQVASSDPAAAACDQLEVDDGAGPCLEAIRQLSSVVVDDLDVDRRWPRWNRRARVHGYRSFVALPGYVDEVTTVALNAYSRLPAAWTRDEVIRIDLYVQELATTLREQGT; this is encoded by the coding sequence GTGCACGAGATCCTCGACGCGTTCGCCGTTGCGGCACCCTCACGGACCGGGGTCCCCGCCTGCAGCGTCATCCTGCGCACCGGCGACCGGTTCGACCAGGTCGCGAGCAGCGATCCCGCCGCCGCGGCGTGCGACCAGCTCGAGGTGGACGACGGGGCCGGCCCCTGCCTCGAGGCGATCCGACAGCTGAGCAGCGTGGTCGTGGACGATCTCGACGTCGACAGGCGCTGGCCCCGGTGGAACCGGCGCGCACGGGTCCACGGCTACCGCTCCTTCGTCGCACTGCCGGGATACGTCGACGAGGTCACCACCGTCGCGCTGAACGCCTACAGCCGTCTGCCCGCCGCGTGGACGCGCGACGAGGTCATCCGGATCGACCTGTACGTCCAGGAGCTGGCGACGACGCTGCGCGAGCAGGGCACGTGA
- a CDS encoding ATP-binding protein yields MSSDAYEVHVLLQDLDGGRPRWWRERSGAGPPRTVLELHVPPRRGAVWIARHWASDRARESGVPDGSLPDIELLTSELVANAIVHGTGGEVEVRFSVDGDCVRVEVSDTSAGRPRVRPPDPGTPGGQGLRLVSMLATEWGHGRRTGRTGNTVWFTISI; encoded by the coding sequence TTGAGCAGCGACGCATACGAGGTGCACGTCCTGCTGCAGGACCTCGACGGCGGACGCCCGCGGTGGTGGCGCGAGCGTTCCGGGGCCGGGCCGCCGAGGACGGTCCTGGAGCTGCACGTCCCCCCGCGCCGCGGTGCGGTGTGGATCGCCCGGCACTGGGCGAGCGACCGAGCCCGCGAGTCGGGGGTCCCCGACGGGTCCCTGCCCGACATCGAGCTGCTGACGAGCGAGCTCGTCGCCAACGCGATCGTCCACGGGACCGGGGGCGAGGTCGAGGTGCGGTTCAGCGTCGACGGCGACTGCGTCCGGGTCGAGGTCTCGGACACCAGCGCCGGCCGGCCGCGGGTCCGGCCCCCGGACCCGGGCACGCCCGGTGGGCAGGGGCTGCGGCTGGTGTCGATGCTCGCGACCGAGTGGGGCCACGGCCGCCGCACCGGCCGGACCGGCAACACCGTGTGGTTCACCATCTCGATCTGA
- a CDS encoding ANTAR domain-containing protein: MRQHRGDEGAEDREALSALLDHRSTVDRAICVLMETDRCDYWAAMRVLVVGSIERDVTVHAEALRVLREL; the protein is encoded by the coding sequence GTGCGTCAGCATCGAGGCGACGAGGGTGCCGAGGACCGGGAGGCGTTGAGCGCACTGCTCGACCACCGCTCGACCGTCGACCGTGCGATCTGCGTCCTGATGGAGACCGACCGGTGCGACTACTGGGCGGCGATGCGCGTGCTCGTCGTCGGCTCGATCGAGCGGGACGTCACGGTGCACGCCGAGGCGCTGCGGGTGCTGCGCGAGCTGTAG
- a CDS encoding SseB family protein — protein MGLFSRRSREHEPVQPGAGASPGQEPPSAPAAAPPAAEPGSGVRHDRVREALGTWAERKDARTFADVLRRAVSGELLLDVTDSRLADPARGFQQGDTLAIASTRDNAGADLLVAFTGHDELQRMRQAAGRSLVQPAAAVLAQAVRDHQGIVIDGRAPGAFIAYAAEIRQHLTEEPEAVARLTEATTTRSLPFAQYVEALAAGPLFVPVAAGAEDGSDGSDGPAGPAATGPDGGAYTVVGTSPAEVWAWRPGGEVRRVGLGEVAAATLAAARAGIVVNPAGPPVVVPAAALPR, from the coding sequence GTGGGACTGTTCAGCCGCAGGTCGCGAGAGCACGAGCCGGTCCAGCCGGGGGCCGGTGCGTCGCCCGGCCAGGAGCCGCCGTCGGCGCCTGCAGCCGCACCGCCCGCCGCCGAGCCCGGCTCCGGCGTGCGCCACGACCGTGTCCGCGAGGCGCTCGGCACCTGGGCGGAGCGCAAGGACGCCCGGACGTTCGCCGACGTGCTCCGCCGCGCGGTGTCCGGCGAGCTCCTGCTCGACGTCACCGACTCCCGGCTCGCCGACCCCGCCCGGGGGTTCCAGCAGGGCGACACGCTGGCGATCGCGTCGACCCGGGACAACGCCGGCGCCGACCTGCTCGTCGCGTTCACCGGTCACGACGAGCTGCAGCGGATGCGGCAGGCGGCAGGGCGGTCGCTCGTGCAGCCCGCCGCGGCGGTGCTGGCGCAGGCGGTGCGCGACCACCAGGGCATCGTGATCGACGGCCGCGCGCCGGGCGCGTTCATCGCGTACGCGGCGGAGATCCGGCAGCACCTCACCGAGGAGCCCGAGGCGGTCGCCCGGCTGACCGAGGCGACGACGACGCGGTCGCTGCCGTTCGCGCAGTACGTCGAGGCGCTGGCGGCGGGGCCGCTGTTCGTCCCCGTCGCGGCCGGGGCCGAGGACGGGTCCGACGGGTCCGACGGGCCTGCCGGGCCCGCCGCCACCGGTCCGGACGGCGGCGCGTACACCGTGGTGGGGACGTCGCCCGCGGAGGTGTGGGCGTGGCGGCCCGGCGGGGAGGTCCGGCGGGTCGGCCTGGGGGAGGTCGCCGCGGCGACGCTCGCCGCGGCGCGGGCCGGGATCGTGGTCAACCCCGCCGGCCCGCCGGTCGTGGTCCCGGCCGCCGCGCTCCCGCGCTGA
- a CDS encoding ASCH domain-containing protein — protein MTSHRTPPGPLDTDAAAALWSAYVSAHPEAVAAGDEYVVDRFGDSVELSDELLGIVRYGTKRATAELVAEFAYRGEALPRIGAHWVACDGRGRPQLVLRTTELRIAPFREVDADFAFDEGEDDRSLRSWREQHRIYWERTCAARGAVWSEQDEIVLERFRVVWPPEAAD, from the coding sequence GTGACCAGCCACCGCACCCCGCCCGGCCCGCTCGACACCGACGCGGCCGCCGCGCTCTGGAGCGCCTACGTCTCCGCCCACCCCGAGGCGGTCGCCGCCGGCGACGAGTACGTCGTCGACCGGTTCGGCGACTCCGTCGAGCTGAGCGACGAGCTCCTCGGCATCGTCCGGTACGGCACCAAGCGCGCGACCGCCGAGCTCGTGGCCGAGTTCGCGTACCGCGGCGAGGCGCTCCCCCGCATCGGCGCGCACTGGGTGGCGTGCGACGGCCGGGGCAGGCCGCAGCTGGTGCTGCGGACGACCGAGCTGCGGATCGCCCCGTTCCGGGAGGTCGACGCCGACTTCGCGTTCGACGAGGGCGAGGACGACCGCAGCCTGCGCAGCTGGCGGGAGCAGCACCGGATCTACTGGGAGCGCACCTGCGCGGCGCGCGGCGCGGTGTGGAGCGAGCAGGACGAGATCGTGCTGGAGCGGTTCCGGGTGGTGTGGCCGCCGGAGGCGGCGGACTGA
- the efeB gene encoding iron uptake transporter deferrochelatase/peroxidase subunit, producing the protein MSRRALLGLGGGLVAGAAAAGAAGAVAVDAARSPAPAASPSGADRTYPFTGAHQAGIVTPAQDRLYLAAFDVTTTDRDALVDLLRRWTVMAARMTQGLPAGQFAPASGPYDAPPDDTGEAADLPAAGLTITFGFGRSLFVGAPGAEADRFGLGGRLPPGLVELPHFAGDDLDPARSDGDLVVQACADDPQVAVHAVRNLSRAAFGTARIRWTQLGYGRTSSTSTAQKTPRNLFGFKDGTANLKAEETADVEAHVWVPAAAATEGGSDAAWLTGGTYLVARRIRMHIETWDRSSLREQEALVGRNKGEGAPLSGGTEFTEPDLDATGGDGKPLVALDSHVRLAHPTQNDGVRMLRRGYNFTDGNDALGRLDAGLFFLAFVVDPRTHFVPMQTRLSSQDGLMEYLVHTGSGLYAVPPGVTDGTLPTGPDGTPALADDGPFVGQALFA; encoded by the coding sequence ATGTCCCGCCGCGCGCTGCTCGGGCTCGGCGGCGGCCTCGTCGCGGGCGCGGCCGCCGCCGGGGCCGCGGGAGCCGTCGCGGTGGACGCCGCCCGGTCCCCCGCGCCCGCCGCGTCGCCGTCCGGCGCCGACCGCACCTACCCGTTCACCGGCGCGCACCAGGCGGGGATCGTCACCCCGGCGCAGGACCGGCTCTACCTCGCCGCGTTCGACGTGACGACCACGGACCGGGACGCGCTCGTCGACCTGCTGCGCCGGTGGACCGTGATGGCCGCCCGGATGACGCAGGGCCTGCCCGCCGGGCAGTTCGCCCCCGCCTCCGGGCCCTACGACGCGCCGCCGGACGACACCGGCGAGGCCGCCGACCTGCCCGCCGCGGGGCTCACGATCACGTTCGGCTTCGGGCGGTCGCTGTTCGTCGGGGCGCCCGGCGCCGAGGCCGACCGGTTCGGGCTCGGGGGGCGGCTGCCGCCGGGCCTGGTCGAGCTGCCGCACTTCGCCGGCGACGACCTCGACCCCGCCCGCAGCGACGGCGACCTCGTCGTCCAGGCCTGCGCCGACGACCCCCAGGTCGCCGTGCACGCCGTGCGGAACCTGTCGCGCGCCGCGTTCGGCACCGCCCGCATCCGGTGGACCCAGCTCGGCTACGGCCGGACCTCCTCCACCAGCACCGCGCAGAAGACGCCCCGGAACCTGTTCGGTTTCAAGGACGGCACCGCCAACCTCAAGGCCGAGGAGACCGCCGACGTCGAGGCGCACGTGTGGGTGCCCGCGGCCGCGGCGACCGAGGGCGGCAGCGACGCGGCCTGGCTCACCGGCGGCACGTACCTCGTCGCGCGCCGGATCCGGATGCACATCGAGACCTGGGACCGGTCGTCGCTGCGCGAGCAGGAGGCCCTGGTCGGGCGGAACAAGGGCGAGGGCGCGCCGCTGTCCGGCGGCACCGAGTTCACCGAGCCCGACCTCGACGCCACCGGCGGCGACGGCAAGCCGCTCGTCGCGCTCGACTCGCACGTCCGCCTCGCGCACCCGACCCAGAACGACGGCGTCCGGATGCTGCGCCGCGGGTACAACTTCACCGACGGCAACGACGCGCTCGGCCGGCTGGACGCGGGGCTGTTCTTCCTCGCGTTCGTCGTCGACCCGCGCACGCACTTCGTGCCGATGCAGACCCGGCTGTCGTCCCAGGACGGGCTGATGGAGTACCTCGTGCACACCGGCTCGGGGCTGTACGCCGTGCCGCCGGGCGTGACCGACGGGACGCTGCCGACCGGGCCGGACGGGACGCCGGCGCTCGCCGACGACGGGCCGTTCGTGGGTCAGGCGCTGTTCGCGTAG